The Prunus dulcis chromosome 5, ALMONDv2, whole genome shotgun sequence genomic sequence TATTGTCCTTAGTTTTTTGAATCCCATCTTTGAACAGAAACTCCTTTCCGGCCTCATCTGCTGAATGATCCATTTCAGCCATGAAATATGCATGCATCTCAGGAGCTCCAATAGCCCGTCGAATGCCGCGCTCATAATCTGCCCCGGGACCAAACATTTCCCGGAGCTCATCCACAAGCCCAGCATCCACCATTTCATCCACTCTTTCAGAGACACGATTATAGAGCACAGGCAAAGACACATCAAGCCATATGAAGCAGCAATCATATTTATCTTGGAACCTGAGCGTTGGATCTTCGACAAGCGCCTCGATGTAAGTGTTGGATCCACCAGCAATGATCGGGACGCGGTTGCGCTTCGTGATCTCATCGAGGGCTTTGGGCACTTGAAGACAAAAGTCCTGCACCGTGAAATCAGCTTCCGGGTCTTGGATGGACCCTAGCAGGTGATGGAGGATGCCTCTTTGCTCGGGCTTTGTAGCTTTGTTGGTCACAATGTCAAGGCCTTTGTAGACTTGGATTTTGTCGGAGTTGATTATTTCACCGTTGTAACGAGTGGCAAAGTCTATGGagagttttgtttttccacACCCGGTCGAGCCCAATACAAAAATAACCTTGGTCTTGTTGTGGAAAGGACCATTGGCATGCACAAATTCCATAGCTGCTGCTGACACCAAAGACCTACCTGCTTTTCCTAAAAcgataaaacaaaacaaacaaacaaaattagtACTTTTTACCTTGAAATGAAAGCAATGGATTTTTATTTGGGTCTGATCAAACATTGCCGAGCCCCTTAATGGATCGTGTGAGGAGCTATGATGCTGAATTTACAGCAGCAGCAAGTTTACGTTGTAGGAGTCCCTCCATGCAAACAGATAGTATTCAATGGCAACGACCTCCTGATGGATTCTACAAACTAAATGTTGACGGAGCTGTTAATGTGAAGGAAGGTTAGCGTGGTCTCAATCCTTGTCACAGAACTATATGCACTGAAAAATGGTTTATTGTTTGCACTGGATGCGTCTTTTCTGTCTTTGATTATAGAATCCGATTGTCTGAACGCAGTCCTCATGATTAATGGGGAGGAAGACTGTTTAGCTCCGGAAGGGGAATTGGTGGAGGAAATTTGAATGCTTTTGCAACAGAGGCCGCCAATTGTTATTGTTTGCTATATACCCCGCCAAGCTAATACAGTGGATCATAGAATTGCAAACTATGGTCTTCGTGAACGGGATCTTTCATACTGAATGGAGTTTGGGTCTGCCATGGCTTTTAGATTGTGTCCACAGTGATTGTATTTATCTTTAGTTTTAGTGTCGCATTCTAATTGACATTTGTGGTACTCTTTTTTACTGCAAAATTTTATCTCACGTATTTTTCTTCCGGAAGATTTTAACAAGGCAACTCTGCTGTTGTTCGTTTTATTGAGTTAATGAAATGACAATTTTTcaggaagaacaaaaaaaatgctaGAAAGcctataaaaaaacaaaaacaaaaaaaaggtgcCAATGCgctaaaaaaaactttgattGTTCACAAGGCCcaaagaaatttcaaaattttcgcTCTTTGCATCCATATAATACATTCCAAAATACCCTAATTCTGTGGTGGATGAGATCTGACATGACAAGCTTCAAAATTTTGATGAGCACAAGCAAGAAGGATACTTATAGCTCGAGTGgtaataagaagaagaaatatgctTCGTATAAGTAAAAtacattctctctctttctcgtAGCCTAAAGATTGAATAAATCAAAACAGAATAATCAAggagcaaaaacaaaataatagtaCACAAGTAGAAAATTGGAGTGTAAAAAACACCATACGTACCCAAAAATAATGGTGACTGGCTCTGTCAAAGTATAGCTCTACGTTATCAAACGTGAGCTCACCTTTGATCTTGTTTGTCCTTCAAACAGCGacaagattttgttttgtgttttgtgttgGTTTGCTCTAGAGCTCAGTGATAGTTCAGTAACGAGCACAAGACAACCCAATAAAATGTTCATATAAATCTCTATATTTATATGTGTATATTTGGCAATATAATACGTTAACTTTTTTCACAATTAAAACTAATTGGAAGCTTTGCTATAAtagaaaatccaaaatttaatATCAATACATTGTATTGTATACAGAAAAACATATCACGGGGATTGAGCATGAACTTGATTACAGAAACGCATGATGTATCCTTTATTTGTTCTTGGGACGTTGATATCTTGCATTGAATGGGTACAAACAGAAGAACCAAACCCAACAAATGCTTACAAATATATTTAgacatgtgtgtgtgtgtgtgtttgtgatACGATTTTTGTCACCTTATTTGACACAAAACATATGGACCGTATCCAAGTTCTTTCATATAGATGATTATTCTTACCAAATATATCGACGAGCATACAAATTAATCTTATCAACCCAAGGAGAGCAAGAGCAACCATTTTTACCTAATAAGCGTTATTTCCTTGTACAATTTTGTGGTAGGTATGTGGGAAGAGTATACGGATAAGGTAATTCAGTTAGCAGTAGGGTTTCTTGCTCGTTTCGCTCGTTTCGCAACCGCGTCATCCACATAATTAATTTgcacataaaaatatattcttaTGTTAGATGTTTTCAATTGCGGAGATTAGAACCTAATCTCACTTAAGTGAACTCTCCTTTGATATAGTActatttctttgaaaaaaaattagactaACAGCTAGTTGGTGATGTACCTCAATCGATGttgttaaagaaaaacaagtaaataaccttgaaatattataagaaACGCCAAGGATAACATGGATGGGTAAAAATTGGATTTGTAATAAAAACTAAATGAATAATTTACGTTTACAAATACGTACATTATTTGTTTCCCCTACAACAATGTGAAGACCCATATTTTAAAACgataaaagaatatatattaatattaccTTTTGGATTAACTTGGATGATCCTATCTTCTTAAGATATTTACCATTTGAATAAACTTGGATAATCTTACAAAATGACTCAACTGTCATCAGGGCAGTATCCCAACGATAAGCAAACAAGAAGAGATTATAGAACGCAACTTTTTGCTTATCTCCTTCTATGGTGATGCTCTCTCAGTCTCTAGCTAGCTCTCTACTTTGTTGTATTTATACTTTGGATAAATGGATGATCTTGTCTTCTTAAAATATGTATCCTTTACATATATTTGAACGATCTTATCTTCttaagatatttatttttttcaataaacttggattttcttatcctatcACTATAGCAACTATTAATAAGAGCATACCCTCCATGTTTCTGACATGAGgaataagaaagaaagttagagacaggaggagaagaaagaggGCACTTGAGAATCTTGGTGTTTGGATGGTGGTGTTGTAGAGATTGATAGATGGGTTGTAGTGATTTATGTAATGTGTTATAAAAGTTATATCacaataaatatgaaaactatgaatTATCATGGATATGTTCTATTTATAAATATCTCTCTATTTCAAGTCAAACATGTCTATTTTGGCACAGTGTTTCACATTGTATATATTATTAGCAGAGCCGGCCCTGGCCCAAGGCCCAAAATTGTGGGGGGCACAAAAATATGGTTTTTTAGCCtatatatttacattttttttaattaaaaaacccaaaaccgtTAAGCATCCTAGAAGGAAGTAGATATAATCATAATCATGGCAGTACCAAACCTCTTTGGGATTCTCTACGAaactaaatataaattatataacataatatttcaaagaacaaaaattaatgaaactaAACATATGGAAACAAAGagttctcaaaaaaaaaaaaacaaaaacaaaccaaacaaacgTTCTTATCTTAGACAAAAAAGAGACCTGGTAGTGGCAGCAACCCATATTGGAAAGCTTTAGCAATTTGAAGGTCTTTTCTTTGtgtcattctttttttataaatagatgTATAATAGGAATTTTGTAAGAGACATCTTTgttaacttatttttctttttatttgatttggcAAAAAACTCAACAGAGATTCTTGTACTTCACAATTGGAAATTTGAAGTTTCGAgttgaagaaacaaaatgctcaaaatccaaattttattAGTCTTTGTTCATTAgttttattgttattgttcgtgtttttataaaaattaaaaattgttacctaataaaattaatttgttgataaaaaaaattgtaattttagtttttaatttgtttaaaagGGCACTCTCTAGAAATTTGCCCTGGGCCTTAGAAAACCCAGGACTGGCTCTGATTATNNNNNNNNNNAACCttgaaatattataagaaACGCCAAGGATAACATGGATGGGTAAAAATTGGATTTGTAATAAAAActaaatgaataatttatgGTGTTACAGATTGATAGATGGGTTGTAGTGATTTATGTAATGTGTTATAAAAGTTATATcacaataaatatatgaaaactatgaatTATCATGGATATGTTCTATTTATAAATATCTCTCTATTTCAAGTCAAACATGTCTATTTTCAATGTCAAGGCCtattttggcccaaacaagGCCCAAAACTTTTGGGGgcacaaaaataatttttttttttttaaaaacatgcCCTAGAATGGATGATATAATCATAAGAGCAGCACCAAATCTCTTTGAGATTCTCTAGGAaactaaatataaattatataatataatatttcaaagaacaaaaattaatgaaactaAACATATGGAAACAAAGagttctcaaaaaaaaaaaaacaaaaacaaaccaaacaaacgTTCTTATCTTAGACAAAAAAGAGACCTGGTAGTGGCAGCAACCCATATTGGAAAGCTTTAGCAATTTGAAGGTCTTTTCTTTGtgtcattctttttttataaatagatgTATAATAGGAATTTTGTAAGAGACATCTTTgttaacttatttttctttttatttgatttagcAAAAAACTCAACAGAGATTCTTGTTCTTCACAATTGGAAATTTGAAGTTTCgagttgaagaaaaaaaatgctcaaaatccaaattttattattctttgttCATTAgttttattgttattgttcgtgtttttataaaaaataaaaaattttacctaataaaaaaaatttgttgataaaaaaaaaaatttgtaatttc encodes the following:
- the LOC117628853 gene encoding adenylate isopentenyltransferase 5, chloroplastic-like; the encoded protein is MEFVHANGPFHNKTKVIFVLGSTGCGKTKLSIDFATRYNGEIINSDKIQVYKGLDIVTNKATKPEQRGILHHLLGSIQDPEADFTVQDFCLQVPKALDEITKRNRVPIIAGGSNTYIEALVEDPTLRFQDKYDCCFIWLDVSLPVLYNRVSERVDEMVDAGLVDELREMFGPGADYERGIRRAIGAPEMHAYFMAEMDHSADEAGKEFLFKDGIQKTKDNTLKLAESQVQKIERLRTKWDIHRIDVTAVHESRGKKAVVAWENLVLKPSFSIVSEFLEMDG